The Streptomyces capitiformicae genome contains the following window.
CCCTCGCCTACCGGCTGATCGCCGGTGGCCGCCCGCTCGGCACCCTCGTCATCGGCCGGGCCGGGCTGCTCCGCTTCCCGGACGAGGTGACCGGCCTCGTCGAGGACCTCAGCCGGCGGATCGCGCTGGCGATCGGGGCGGCCCGGCAGTACGCCCGGCAGGCCACCATCAGCCGGGTCCTGCAACGCGGGCTGCTGCCCGGGGCGGTCGCCGAGATCCCCGGTGTGTCGAGTGCCCTCGTGTACGAGCCGTGCGACATGGCCGGACCCAGCGGCGACTTCTACGACCTGTTCCCGGCGGGCCACGGCCGCTGGTGCTTCGCGATCGGCGACGTCCAGGGCAAGGGCCCCGAGGCCGCCGTCGTCATCGGACTCGCCCGGCCCTGGCTGCGGCTGCTCGCCCGCGAGGGCTACGGTGTCGCCGACGTCCTCGACCGCCTCAACCAGCTCCTCCTCGACGACGCCACCGAGGCCGCCGACGCCGCAGCCCGCGCCCTGGTCACGGCGGGCGACCCGGCCCTCGTCGACCCGGAGGGCCCCCAGACGCGCTTCCTCTCCCTCCTCTACGGCGAACTCGTCCCCGTAGACGGCGGCGTCCGCTGCACCCTCGCCTCCGCCGGACATCCGCTGCCGCTGCTCCTGGGCCCCGACGGCGACGTACGGGCCGTGGCCGAGCCGCAGGCCCTGCTCGGGGTGATCGAGGACGAGACGTACGTCTCGGAGACGTTCGAGCTGCACCCCGGCGACACACTGCTCTGCGTCACGGACGGTGTGACCGAGCGGCGCAGCGGCCCCCACATGTTCGACGACGGGGACGGCCTCGCCACCGCCCTGGTCGGCTGCGCCGGGCTCAGCGCCCAGCTGATCGCCGAACGGATCCGGCGGCTCGTGCACGAGTTCGGGCAGCGGCCACCGGAGGACGACCTGGCGCTGCTGGTGCTCCAGGCGGAGTAGCGCTCGTAGTGCTGGACAATGGAAGGCATGCCTTCCGCCCTCCCCGACGGTGAACCGGTCCCCGACGACGGCACGCTCCCCGCGTCCGCGCTAGCCGGGGCCGCCGAGCGTCCCCTCGGGTTCTATCTGCACGTCCCGTACTGCGCGACCCGCTGCGGCTACTGCGACTTCAACACGTACACGGCGACCGAGCTGCGCGGCACGGGCGGGGTGCTGGCGTCCCGCGACAACTACGCGGACACCCTGATCGACGAGATCCGTCTGGCCCGCAAGGTCCTGGGCGACGACCCGCGTCCCGTCCGCACGGTGTTCGTCGGCGGCGGTACACCCACGCTGCTGGCCGCCGACGATCTCGTACGGATGCTGGGGGCGATCCGCGACGAGTTCGGACTGGCGCCGGACGCGGAGGTGACGACGGAGGCGAACCCGGAGTCGGTGAACCCGGCATACCTCGCGACGCTGCGGCAGGGCGGCTTCAACCGGATCTCCTTCGGCATGCAGAGCGCGAAACAGCACGTGCTGAAGGTGCTCGACCGCACGCACACGCCGGGCCGTCCGGAGGCGTGCGTGGCGGAGGCGCGGGCGGCCGGTTTCGGACACGTCAACCTCGACCTGATCTACGGCACGCCGGGGGAGTCGGACGACG
Protein-coding sequences here:
- the hemW gene encoding radical SAM family heme chaperone HemW — its product is MPSALPDGEPVPDDGTLPASALAGAAERPLGFYLHVPYCATRCGYCDFNTYTATELRGTGGVLASRDNYADTLIDEIRLARKVLGDDPRPVRTVFVGGGTPTLLAADDLVRMLGAIRDEFGLAPDAEVTTEANPESVNPAYLATLRQGGFNRISFGMQSAKQHVLKVLDRTHTPGRPEACVAEARAAGFGHVNLDLIYGTPGESDDDWRASLEAAIGAGPDHVSAYALIVEEGTQLARRIRRGEVPMTDDDVHADRYLIAESVLSEAGFDWYEVSNWATSAAGRCLHNELYWRGADWWGAGPGAHSHVGGVRWWNVKHPGAYAAALAAGRSPGAGRELLSEEDRRVERILLELRLREGAPLELLRAEGLAASRRALGEGLLQGGPYEEGRAVLTLRGRLLADAVVRDLVD